The Nocardia sp. NBC_01329 sequence AGCACCCCTTGAGCGGCACCGAAGTAACCCCCATAGATACCGGTGCCGAAAATTGCGGCCAACAGGATCGGCCCACCGTGCGCGGGGACGTTGTCGGACTCGCTCTGCCGCTGCCGCACCCACGCCGACAGCCGCGGTTGCACCACCACCAGCACCAGCGCCGCGATGATCAGCACCGGGACGATGGCGGCGAAGGCGCCCTCCGGCAAGGTCAGCAGCAGGACCGCGCCGACCGCGGCGCCGAGCAGCGACGCCGCGCTGTAGCGCAGCACCCGGCCCCATTGTCCCGACAGCTCGCGGCGGTAGCCGATGGCCCCGCTCAGCGAACCGGGAACGAGACCGACCGTATTGGAAACATTCGCCGTCACCGGCGGTAGTCCGATGGCCAGCAGCACCGGGAAGGTGATGAGCGTCCCGGAACCGACGACGGTGTTGATGCCGCCCGCGGCGATACCCGCGGCGAAAACAGCCAGCATCTCCAGCCAAGTCATGCTCGAACCTCGACCTTTCCGGACCGGCGTCCGGTCACTCGCAACCCGTCCGAGGACGCTAGCGGTTGTCCGGCCCGGCGGTCGCGACGGGTCCGGGCGGCGGTGGAAAAACCCCGCGATCGAGGAGTCCCGACCCTCCGGGCCACCATGGCAGGCCCGACGCCGAAGGAGGTAGACTCGCACACGTCATGCAGCGGGCACTTCTTCTCAGCCGCCGCGACGGGGTCTGATCGGACCGGCTTCCCGTCGCGGGGTTCCGCCGCGCCGGTCGACCCAATCCGGGAAACAATCTCACCCACGGAGAAATCGCATGTCACCCGCTGACGCCTTCGTATCCGGCACGCGCACCATCACCGCGCCCACCAAGCCCGCGCCCACCGATCAGCCCGCGTGGAACAAGCAGAAGAACTCGTCACTGCCCGTCTTCCGATACCGGCCGTTCGCCGAAGAAGTCGAGCCGGTGACGTTGCCGGACCGCACCTGGCCGGACAAAGTGGTCGACCGAGCGCCCGCCTGGTGCGCCGTCGATCTCCGCGACGGAAACCAGGCGCTGATCGACCCGATGAGCCCCGCCCGCAAACGCCGCATGTTCGACCTCCTGGTGCGAATGGGTTACAAGGAGATCGAGGTCGGTTTCCCGTCGGCCAGCCAGACCGATTTCGACTTCGTCCGCGAGATCATCGAAGACGGCGCGATCCCCGACGACGTCAGCATCCAGGTGCTGACCCAGTGCCGTCCCGAGCTGATCGAACGCACCTTCCAGGCGTGTGCCGGTGCCTCGAACGTGATCGTGCACTTCTACAACTCCACCTCCATCCTGCAGCGCCGGGTGGTGTTCCGCGCCGACCGTGATGCCGTGCAGAAGATCGCCACCGATGCCGCGCGGCTGTGCCTCGAGGTCGAGAAGCGCTACCCGGACACCAACTGGCGTTACGAGTACAGCCCGGAGTCCTACACCGGCACCGAGCTGGAATACGCCAAACAGGTCTGCGACGCGGTCTCCGAAATCATCGCCCCGACGCCGGAAAAACCGCTGATCATCAACCTGCCGGCCACCGTCGAGATGGCCACACCCAATGTGTACGCCGACTCCATCGAATGGATGCACCGCAACCTGGCCCGGCGCGATTCGATCGTGCTCTCGCTGCACCCGCACAACGACCGGGGCACGGCGGTCGCCGCCGCGGAACTGGGCTATCAGGCCGGTGCCGACCGTATCGAGGGCTGTCTGTTCGGCAACGGAGAGCGCACCGGCAACGTATGCCTGGTGACCCTGGGTATGAACATGTTCTCCCAGGGTGTGGATCCGCAGATCAACTTCTCCGATATCGACGAGATCCGTCGCACGGTCGAATACTGCAACCAGCTTCCGGTGCACGAACGCCACCCCTACGGCGGCGATCTGGTCTACACCGCGTTCTCCGGCAGCCACCAGGACGCGATCAACAAGGGCCTGGACGCCATGAAGGCGAGCGCCGACGCGGCCGGGTCCGATGTGGACGATATCTCCTGGGAGGTGCCGTACCTGCCGATCGACCCGAAGGACGTGGGCCGCACCTACGAGGCGGTCATCCGGGTCAATTCGCAGTCCGGCAAGGGCGGTGTGGCCTACATCATGAAGACCGATCACGGTTTGGCCCTGCCCCGTCGGCTGCAGATCGAGTTCTCTCAGGCGATCCAGCAGATCACCGACGGCGAGGGCGGTGAGATCACGCCCAAGGAGATGTGGGACGCCTTCGCCGACGAGTACCTGACCCCGATCCGGCCGCTGGAACGGATGCGGCAGAAGGTTACCGCCGCCGAAACCGACGGTGGTACCGACCGCATCACCGCGGTGGTCAAGGTGGACGGGGTCGAGCAGGAGGTCACCGGTAGCGGTAACGGCCCGCTCGCGGCCTTCGTCGATGCCATCGCCGCGGTCGGATACCAGGTGGAGGTCCTCGACTACTCCGAGCACGCATTGTCGGCCGGCGATGACGCCCAGGCCGCGGCCTATGTCGAATGCGCCATCGGCGACCGGGTCTTATGGGGTGTCGGTGTCGCCACCTCGATCACTACCGCCTCGCTGCGCGCTGTGGTCTCGGCCGTCAACCGGGCCGCCCAGAAGTAGTCCCCGCACGGATATCCACCGGCCGTCGTCGCCCGTATTCCACGGATGACGGCGGCCGGCTCCGGGAAACCGCCCGGCATGCGATCCCTCCCGCACCTGCTAGCGTTGGTCCGGACTCCACGCCGCCGAGCTCTCTGCTCGAAAAACCCGAGCAGATGGGGGAACTGTGACTACTGACGAACACGACCCGACTTCCCGGCCCTGGCCCCCGAGTCAACCGGTGGATACCGCCGGCAGCGACGAGCCGGCTACCGCGCGGCCCACGGATTCGGCGCGCAAGGATCCGGAACCGGGCGCTGCCCCGGACAACGACTCCGAGCAGGCGACCTCCGATTCGGCGCAGCCCGCGACTGCCGGGCCCGAGAGCTTCGAGGCGACAGCCGCGAGCGATACCGCTCAGGCCGCTGAATCCCCGGGCATCGAAGAGTTCCCGAATCCGGAGCCGAACGGTTTCGCACCGGATGACGCTGCGCCGTCCGGGCCGCCCGATCCGGCAGCGCCGCCGTGGATGGACGGCAACGGCTTCGCGCCACCGGTCCCCGGACAGGCACCGGCCGAGGGAGCCCTCTACGGAAACGCCCCGTTCGACCAATTCGCCCCGCCCGTGCCCGGCGGGGCATTCAGTGCACCTGCCCCGGAGCAGTTCTCGCCGCCCGGCAGCGGACAGTTCCCGCAGCCGGATCCGAATCAGTTCCAGTCGGCGAATACCGGCTTCGGTGGTGAAGCCGGACAGTTCCAAGCTCCGGGCACCGGATACGGCAGCGGCCAATTCCCGCAACCCGACCCCGGACAGTTCTCGGCTCCCGGTACCGAATACGGCAGCGGCCAATTCCCGCAGCCGGACCCGAGCCGGTTCCAGCCCAACGGGCCGGGGCAAGGCGGGCCCGACCCGTTCGCGGTACCCGCACCCGGCGGCCACTATCCGCAACAGGACCCCAATCTCTATCCGGGGCAACCGAATCAGGAGCAGGCCCCCTACTCGCCACCTGCCCCCGACAGCAGCGGACAGTTCCCGCAACCGCCCGCCCAGCCACCCGGCGGGTTCGCCCCGCAGCCCGGTCCCGCACCGGAAGCCGAGCAGGGCGGGCCGATCTACAGCTGGGCCCCGCCGCCGATGCCGGCCGCGCCGCCGCCCGTGCCTGCGCAGCAGTTCCAGCAGGCAGCGCCGCCCCCGCCGGCGCACAATCCCCCGACCGGACAGTTCCAGACTCCGAACTGGGGCGCCGATCCCGGGAGCGCGCCACAACCTCAGCAGCAGTTCCAGCAGCCGGGTCAACCCGGTCAGCAATCGTTCCAGCCACGCCAGATGCCCGAACCCGGCCAGCTCGGTAATTCGGTCAACGACCTGAATCTGCTGAAACGTGCCCGGAAGGCGCCGCGCGGTGGCTGGCGGCGGGCGGTGCACAAGGTCTCGCGCGGCGCGATCAACCCGGGCGAATCGGCCTCCGATGTCGTCCACCGCGATTTGGTGGGCCGGGTGAACGCACCGGTCCACGGCGACTTCCGGATAGCGATCCTTTCGCTCAAGGGCGGGGTCGGCAAAACCACCACGACCGTCGGTCTGGGTGCCACCTTCGCCTCGTTGCGCGGCGACCGGGTGATCGCGATCGACGCGAATCCCGACCTGGGGACCCTGGCTCACCGGGTACCGCGCCAGACCCGCTCCACCGTGCGCAATCTGCTCGAAGACCAGCACATCACCCGCTACTCCGATGTCCGGGCGCATACGTCGCAGTCGCCGAGCCGGCTGGAAGTGCTGGCCAGCGAACAGGATCCGGCGGTATCGGAAGCGTTCAGCGAGGCCGACTACCGGCGGGCGATCGGGATCCTGCAGTCGTTCTACAACATCATCCTCACCGACTGCGGTACCGGATTGATGCATTCGGCGATGTCCGGTGTGCTCGATATGGCGAGCTCTCTGGTCCTG is a genomic window containing:
- a CDS encoding MinD/ParA family ATP-binding protein; this translates as MTTDEHDPTSRPWPPSQPVDTAGSDEPATARPTDSARKDPEPGAAPDNDSEQATSDSAQPATAGPESFEATAASDTAQAAESPGIEEFPNPEPNGFAPDDAAPSGPPDPAAPPWMDGNGFAPPVPGQAPAEGALYGNAPFDQFAPPVPGGAFSAPAPEQFSPPGSGQFPQPDPNQFQSANTGFGGEAGQFQAPGTGYGSGQFPQPDPGQFSAPGTEYGSGQFPQPDPSRFQPNGPGQGGPDPFAVPAPGGHYPQQDPNLYPGQPNQEQAPYSPPAPDSSGQFPQPPAQPPGGFAPQPGPAPEAEQGGPIYSWAPPPMPAAPPPVPAQQFQQAAPPPPAHNPPTGQFQTPNWGADPGSAPQPQQQFQQPGQPGQQSFQPRQMPEPGQLGNSVNDLNLLKRARKAPRGGWRRAVHKVSRGAINPGESASDVVHRDLVGRVNAPVHGDFRIAILSLKGGVGKTTTTVGLGATFASLRGDRVIAIDANPDLGTLAHRVPRQTRSTVRNLLEDQHITRYSDVRAHTSQSPSRLEVLASEQDPAVSEAFSEADYRRAIGILQSFYNIILTDCGTGLMHSAMSGVLDMASSLVLVTSPAIDGARSASATLDWLDYHGYSHLVQQTVVVVNASRRGSTSVNLDHLRRLFLDRTRAVQVVPFDDHLAEGAEIDLELVSKPTRQALLELAAMVADDFANVDGYPYGNRY
- the leuA gene encoding 2-isopropylmalate synthase, whose amino-acid sequence is MSPADAFVSGTRTITAPTKPAPTDQPAWNKQKNSSLPVFRYRPFAEEVEPVTLPDRTWPDKVVDRAPAWCAVDLRDGNQALIDPMSPARKRRMFDLLVRMGYKEIEVGFPSASQTDFDFVREIIEDGAIPDDVSIQVLTQCRPELIERTFQACAGASNVIVHFYNSTSILQRRVVFRADRDAVQKIATDAARLCLEVEKRYPDTNWRYEYSPESYTGTELEYAKQVCDAVSEIIAPTPEKPLIINLPATVEMATPNVYADSIEWMHRNLARRDSIVLSLHPHNDRGTAVAAAELGYQAGADRIEGCLFGNGERTGNVCLVTLGMNMFSQGVDPQINFSDIDEIRRTVEYCNQLPVHERHPYGGDLVYTAFSGSHQDAINKGLDAMKASADAAGSDVDDISWEVPYLPIDPKDVGRTYEAVIRVNSQSGKGGVAYIMKTDHGLALPRRLQIEFSQAIQQITDGEGGEITPKEMWDAFADEYLTPIRPLERMRQKVTAAETDGGTDRITAVVKVDGVEQEVTGSGNGPLAAFVDAIAAVGYQVEVLDYSEHALSAGDDAQAAAYVECAIGDRVLWGVGVATSITTASLRAVVSAVNRAAQK
- a CDS encoding sulfite exporter TauE/SafE family protein — encoded protein: MTWLEMLAVFAAGIAAGGINTVVGSGTLITFPVLLAIGLPPVTANVSNTVGLVPGSLSGAIGYRRELSGQWGRVLRYSAASLLGAAVGAVLLLTLPEGAFAAIVPVLIIAALVLVVVQPRLSAWVRQRQSESDNVPAHGGPILLAAIFGTGIYGGYFGAAQGVLLLALLGVFVHEDIQRLNAVKNVLALLTNGLSAVIFIALAEVDWLVVALIAAGAIIGGQLGAKVGRRLPPNVLRAVIVVVGTVAVIRLIFG